Proteins found in one Paenibacillus wynnii genomic segment:
- a CDS encoding metallophosphoesterase: MDLWTTSLLKKGRPLLSLLILSASIGLAGCKNINSTNPSETATANMGDRKAVSFWVATDLHYLDKGLQDGGQAFQTYVNGGDGKLLPYIDEITEAFVYDIKQQKPDFVILSGDITNNGERSSHEELTKKLHRIEKAGTAVYVIPGNHDLFNPWARAFKDDKQIVIDSITDKEFADMYGQYGYDEALFRDKETLSYAVRAAPGLWLLMIDSSQYLNNRKFGFPQTDGRVAPSTLKWIDECVKSAAKEHASIITVLHHNLLDHTSMSISGFKLNNSQETMKNFRKNGLNLALSGHIHMQDIRLDPDPSQKSADSTLNPVYDIATSAFAVNPHQYGAMSFDPNTRSVNYKSVPVNVEGWAKANQISDPNLTNFKAYAEKSFAKGSYTKAYNSLKESEFTEEQKVSMAEAMSALNVRYFAGTAGSRAADLKDMPGFKLWNQVTDGFIPGYIQTMIAPKATDNINLQVNLTER, encoded by the coding sequence ATGGATTTATGGACAACATCACTTTTAAAAAAGGGAAGACCTCTCCTCTCCCTGCTCATTCTTTCAGCAAGTATCGGTCTGGCAGGATGTAAAAACATAAACTCTACTAATCCCTCAGAGACAGCAACAGCGAATATGGGAGATCGTAAGGCTGTTTCTTTCTGGGTGGCAACAGATCTTCACTATCTGGATAAAGGTCTACAGGACGGAGGCCAAGCCTTCCAGACCTATGTTAACGGAGGAGATGGCAAACTTCTTCCTTATATAGATGAGATCACAGAAGCCTTTGTTTACGATATTAAGCAGCAGAAGCCTGACTTTGTCATTCTTAGCGGGGATATAACGAATAATGGAGAACGCAGCAGTCACGAAGAATTAACAAAAAAGCTGCACCGAATTGAAAAGGCTGGAACCGCCGTTTATGTAATTCCGGGGAATCATGACTTGTTCAATCCTTGGGCAAGAGCCTTTAAAGATGACAAACAGATCGTTATCGATAGTATCACGGATAAAGAGTTTGCTGATATGTACGGTCAATATGGGTATGATGAAGCACTATTCCGTGATAAAGAAACGCTAAGCTATGCAGTACGAGCCGCTCCTGGTTTATGGCTCCTGATGATCGATAGCAGCCAATACTTGAATAACCGAAAGTTCGGCTTTCCCCAAACGGACGGACGAGTGGCTCCATCAACTTTGAAATGGATAGACGAGTGTGTGAAGTCTGCAGCCAAGGAGCATGCCTCCATTATTACCGTTCTGCATCATAACCTGTTGGACCATACCAGTATGTCTATTTCCGGATTTAAGCTGAATAACAGCCAGGAAACCATGAAGAATTTCCGCAAAAACGGCCTTAACCTAGCTTTATCAGGACACATTCATATGCAAGATATACGCCTTGATCCAGACCCTAGCCAGAAATCAGCAGATTCTACTTTAAATCCCGTTTATGATATCGCAACCAGCGCTTTTGCAGTTAACCCTCACCAATATGGGGCTATGTCCTTTGATCCTAATACTAGGTCAGTTAATTACAAGTCGGTGCCTGTTAATGTTGAAGGTTGGGCTAAAGCTAATCAAATTTCGGATCCAAATCTAACGAACTTCAAAGCTTATGCTGAAAAAAGCTTTGCAAAAGGTTCATATACCAAAGCTTATAACAGTCTAAAAGAAAGTGAATTTACAGAAGAACAAAAAGTATCGATGGCCGAAGCCATGTCAGCGCTAAATGTACGTTACTTTGCCGGGACTGCTGGAAGTCGTGCTGCAGACCTCAAGGATATGCCGGGTTTCAAGTTGTGGAATCAAGTTACTGACGGGTTCATTCCAGGTTATATACAGACTATGATTGCCCCTAAAGCAACTGATAACATAAACCTTCAAGTCAATTTGACAGAAAGGTAA
- a CDS encoding nitroreductase family protein, producing MTSNFFEAVKARRSVYAISKQSPVSDAKIQEIVEEAVLHSPTSFNSQTSRAVVLLGEKHDKLWDITTETLRKIVPADQFEGTAQKMGSFKSGYGTVLFFEDQAILKQLQEKYAAYADNFPIWSNQSSGMLQYVVWTAFAEVSLGASLQHYNPLIDDEVKETWGIPAEWKLIAELPFGSIAAAPGPKEFQPIEQRVKVFK from the coding sequence ATGACGAGTAATTTCTTTGAGGCAGTCAAGGCTAGACGTTCTGTATATGCGATCAGTAAACAATCCCCGGTATCCGATGCCAAAATTCAAGAGATTGTTGAAGAGGCGGTTCTACATAGCCCTACTTCGTTCAACTCCCAAACCTCTAGAGCTGTAGTTCTGTTGGGAGAGAAACATGATAAATTATGGGATATTACCACAGAAACCTTACGTAAAATTGTTCCTGCAGATCAATTTGAAGGCACTGCACAAAAGATGGGTTCATTCAAGAGTGGATACGGAACGGTCTTATTCTTTGAGGATCAAGCGATTTTGAAACAGCTACAGGAAAAGTATGCAGCATATGCTGATAATTTCCCGATCTGGTCGAATCAATCTTCAGGTATGCTTCAATATGTAGTATGGACTGCCTTTGCTGAAGTGAGCCTTGGCGCTTCGCTGCAGCATTATAACCCGTTGATTGACGATGAAGTTAAAGAAACTTGGGGCATTCCCGCCGAATGGAAATTGATTGCTGAGCTTCCGTTCGGTTCAATTGCTGCTGCACCAGGTCCTAAGGAGTTCCAACCCATTGAACAACGTGTAAAAGTATTTAAATAA
- a CDS encoding peptidylprolyl isomerase, which produces MDKKDYKENEHLDNNGTTEEHNASDNEIEGPLAEETSPVVEEVITSEPPVAAEIEESVPVMSKVGSAPAIVESSPKSNKGWMIASLILAAALIVVLIKPPFQKADGESAVATVNGTNITKDQLYAKLVEAGGENTLKSMITTTIVELEAKKANVPAVTDADINAEIEDLKTQFGGEAALNSALSQSGMTIDDLKKQMPIQVQLRKILEPQIKITDDEVKKYYEDNKATYDTVEQVRASHILVATQAEADAILKQLKDGADFAALAQEKSTDTGSKDNGGDLDFFNREAMDPSFADAAFKLKVGETSGAVKSQFGFHIIKVTDRKEAHTSTFEEKKEEVRKTLVTQKVSEMSATWLEETTAKAKITNTLTDPKDDAAATDAPAASEAPAKE; this is translated from the coding sequence ATGGATAAAAAAGATTACAAAGAAAATGAACATCTGGATAACAACGGAACTACGGAAGAACACAACGCTTCCGATAACGAAATTGAAGGTCCTCTCGCAGAGGAAACCAGCCCAGTGGTAGAAGAGGTCATCACCTCGGAACCTCCTGTTGCTGCGGAAATAGAGGAAAGCGTTCCCGTAATGAGTAAAGTAGGCTCAGCTCCTGCTATCGTTGAATCCTCTCCAAAAAGCAATAAGGGCTGGATGATTGCTTCCCTAATTCTGGCAGCAGCACTTATTGTCGTTCTAATTAAACCTCCCTTCCAAAAAGCAGACGGCGAATCAGCTGTAGCTACGGTAAATGGAACAAACATTACGAAGGATCAGTTATACGCTAAACTTGTTGAGGCCGGTGGTGAAAACACCCTTAAATCAATGATTACCACCACTATCGTTGAACTAGAAGCCAAAAAGGCCAATGTGCCTGCAGTAACTGATGCGGATATTAACGCAGAAATTGAAGATCTCAAGACTCAATTCGGCGGTGAAGCTGCCCTGAATTCTGCGCTTAGTCAAAGCGGCATGACCATTGATGATCTTAAGAAGCAAATGCCTATACAAGTTCAATTGCGTAAAATTCTAGAGCCGCAAATAAAGATTACAGATGATGAAGTTAAGAAATATTATGAAGATAACAAAGCAACGTATGATACGGTAGAACAGGTTCGGGCTTCCCATATACTCGTAGCTACCCAAGCTGAAGCTGATGCCATCCTGAAACAACTTAAGGATGGAGCTGACTTCGCCGCACTTGCTCAAGAGAAATCTACAGATACAGGTTCGAAGGACAACGGCGGAGATCTTGATTTCTTCAATCGTGAAGCGATGGATCCTAGCTTCGCAGATGCAGCCTTCAAGCTGAAGGTTGGGGAAACCAGCGGTGCAGTTAAATCCCAATTCGGCTTCCATATCATTAAGGTAACAGACCGCAAAGAAGCACATACTTCTACTTTTGAAGAGAAAAAGGAAGAAGTTCGTAAAACCCTTGTTACACAAAAAGTTTCTGAAATGTCCGCTACCTGGTTGGAAGAAACCACTGCGAAAGCAAAAATCACTAATACCCTTACGGATCCCAAAGATGACGCTGCAGCAACAGATGCACCAGCTGCCAGCGAAGCGCCAGCAAAAGAATAA
- a CDS encoding LytTR family transcriptional regulator DNA-binding domain-containing protein codes for MSSILLEAKNVYEDFEVETDILFFKVGDHDLVIFHGRNYNIKKRMSVEQLNRLLSHSSFYHVNGGCYVNLNKISSIEDDCIYFGEMGLYAKQVRVPRRKQESIRHLLRGRLSS; via the coding sequence ATGAGTAGCATCCTGCTGGAAGCCAAAAATGTATATGAGGACTTCGAGGTGGAAACGGACATTCTGTTCTTTAAGGTCGGAGACCACGACCTAGTCATTTTTCACGGCAGAAACTATAACATTAAAAAGAGAATGTCTGTCGAGCAATTAAATCGTTTACTGTCTCATTCAAGTTTCTATCATGTGAACGGCGGCTGTTATGTCAATTTAAACAAAATCAGCTCCATCGAGGATGACTGCATTTATTTTGGGGAAATGGGCTTGTATGCGAAACAAGTTCGAGTCCCGAGACGGAAACAGGAAAGTATCCGTCATCTCTTAAGAGGACGACTCAGCTCTTAA
- a CDS encoding lactonase family protein has product MNKHAKMLLFTGSYSDAADNGIQVFEFNVEAGGTLSLLHKVKGLTNPTFVEVDPVGLRLYAIGEKPNGEGGKEGEVAAYAIHPETGELSELSRSATMPAGGKGQTTTCHISRDVESQYLVVCSYHGGSVGLLSLDDEGKTRRVCDIAVHTGHGTDPVRQDRPHPHSAIFSPDGRFIFVPDLGLDVIRCYSIDRLNGTWVFQGDIALHPGAGPRHFTFHPDGRSAYVINEVDSTITSFTFEPESGLLNTIMTVSTLPEGFIGDNICAEITLSIDGRFVYGSNRGMDSIVVYGVDAATAKLTFIEHVSTRGGHPRHFTVTPDGGYLIVANRDADNLVVFSLDRDTGRLTFTGNTAEVSKPVCVKPALFNL; this is encoded by the coding sequence ATGAATAAACATGCAAAAATGCTGCTTTTTACAGGCTCCTATTCTGATGCGGCCGATAATGGTATTCAGGTATTTGAATTCAATGTAGAAGCCGGAGGGACACTGAGTCTGCTACATAAAGTAAAAGGACTTACCAACCCGACCTTTGTAGAGGTCGATCCCGTTGGATTGAGATTATATGCTATTGGAGAAAAGCCCAATGGGGAAGGCGGCAAGGAAGGGGAGGTAGCGGCATACGCGATCCATCCGGAGACTGGGGAACTGAGTGAACTGAGTCGCTCAGCAACCATGCCTGCCGGGGGCAAAGGTCAGACGACAACCTGTCATATCTCCCGAGATGTGGAGAGTCAGTACCTGGTAGTATGCAGCTATCATGGTGGAAGCGTCGGTTTGCTCTCACTGGATGATGAAGGGAAGACACGCCGAGTGTGTGATATAGCGGTTCATACAGGTCATGGAACTGATCCTGTTCGTCAGGACCGCCCGCATCCTCACTCTGCGATATTCAGTCCGGATGGACGTTTCATATTCGTTCCTGATCTGGGTCTGGATGTCATTCGATGTTATAGTATTGATCGACTTAATGGGACATGGGTATTTCAAGGGGATATAGCACTTCACCCCGGAGCGGGTCCCCGTCATTTCACCTTTCACCCGGACGGAAGATCTGCTTATGTCATAAATGAAGTAGATTCAACGATTACATCCTTTACCTTTGAGCCTGAATCTGGACTTCTGAATACTATTATGACGGTATCTACATTGCCGGAAGGTTTTATAGGAGACAATATTTGTGCCGAGATTACTTTGTCTATAGATGGACGTTTTGTATATGGGTCAAATCGGGGGATGGACAGTATTGTTGTATACGGTGTTGATGCAGCTACGGCGAAGCTTACATTCATTGAGCATGTATCTACTCGGGGAGGACATCCACGACACTTCACGGTAACACCGGATGGTGGTTATCTCATTGTTGCCAACCGTGATGCTGACAACCTAGTTGTATTCTCATTGGATAGAGATACAGGTCGTCTTACCTTTACAGGAAATACTGCTGAAGTATCCAAACCGGTATGTGTAAAACCGGCATTGTTTAACCTATAG
- the hfq gene encoding RNA chaperone Hfq, producing the protein MESLKLQERLLNQFISTKVPVTIFTTNGVKMQGLVTSYDAFTITLHGQGDGRQNVLFKSAVSTIVPLKPVSLK; encoded by the coding sequence GTGGAAAGTCTCAAGCTGCAGGAACGTTTGTTGAATCAATTCATATCCACAAAGGTACCGGTAACGATTTTTACAACCAACGGGGTCAAAATGCAGGGCCTTGTAACCTCTTACGATGCCTTTACCATCACACTGCATGGTCAGGGTGACGGGAGACAGAACGTACTGTTCAAATCAGCAGTATCCACTATCGTTCCCTTAAAGCCAGTCTCTCTGAAGTAA
- a CDS encoding phosphatase PAP2 family protein, which yields MKFAKYGLRGFVLFIVFALVFTGIAVLVANNWITPLDHFIIKNVQSAESPFLTSMAKGLSFVGSSQLALEIAVITMVLLIIVVRHRMELVLFLWVVVLGSQILNTFLKLQFHRERPSINQLIKQGGYSFPSGHSMTAFSLYVVIAYLLWHSINSKAGRGLLIAGTILLTVGIGWSRVYLGVHYPSDVLGGYAASGAWLMLSIGFLQIYRGYQNTPS from the coding sequence ATGAAGTTCGCAAAATATGGGTTAAGGGGATTTGTACTGTTTATTGTATTTGCTTTGGTTTTTACAGGAATAGCTGTACTGGTGGCGAATAACTGGATAACTCCTCTAGATCACTTCATCATCAAAAATGTGCAATCTGCTGAATCGCCTTTTTTAACCTCTATGGCAAAAGGATTATCATTTGTGGGCTCATCGCAATTGGCTCTTGAGATTGCCGTAATAACCATGGTGCTGCTCATTATCGTAGTAAGACATCGAATGGAGCTTGTATTGTTTCTTTGGGTCGTGGTTCTTGGGTCTCAGATCCTGAATACGTTCCTGAAACTTCAATTCCATCGGGAAAGACCTAGTATTAACCAGTTAATTAAACAGGGGGGATATAGCTTTCCAAGCGGTCATTCCATGACGGCCTTTTCTTTGTACGTCGTTATTGCATATCTGCTATGGCACTCTATAAACTCCAAAGCCGGACGCGGTTTATTGATTGCTGGAACAATACTCCTCACCGTCGGGATCGGGTGGAGCCGTGTTTATCTCGGTGTTCACTATCCCAGTGATGTATTAGGCGGGTACGCTGCCAGCGGAGCTTGGCTTATGCTTTCTATTGGATTCTTGCAGATATATCGCGGATATCAAAACACACCTTCCTGA